Within Desulfobulbaceae bacterium, the genomic segment ATGTTGACTTAAGGTAGGTGTCGGGTTAAAAAGGTTTCTGCTTTTCGCGGGCGGTTAGCTCAGCTGGGAGAGCATCGGCCTTACAAGCCGAGGGTCACAAGTTCGAACCTTGTACCGCCCACCACATATTAGGAGCTGTAGCTCAGTTGGTTAGAGTGCCTGCCTGTCACGCAGGATGTCGCCGGTTCGAGCCCGGTCAGCTCCGCCAGTAAATGTAAGGGACTAACTAGAAATAGTTAGTCCCTTTTTTGCGTATTGTGACAGAATTGTGACAAATCTGTGACATCTTTAATTTGCATACTATCATTCAGAAAATGATACCCACTCCAAAATGAGTATTAGCCTGAATGGTTGTCTGGATCATTTGCTTGATACTCCAAAATTTCACCTACAGAACATTGTAGGTATTCACAAATTTTATCTAGAACATCTAAGTCGACTCTGACAATTTTCTCGTTATACATTCTGCTAAGAGTACCCTTGTTAATTCCAGTATCTCTGTGAATTTCAGCTGGCCTTATTCTTTTTTCTCCAAGCAATCTTGATAAATGGCATTTTATCATTGTAGTTAAATTATCTCCTGGGGATATAAAAACATCTAAGTAGTTGACAGATTATATTATATAGTTTATTTTGTATCTATAGAAGATACAAAATCTACTTGATAGTTGATTTTGTTTATTGAATAACAATATCAAATGAGGTGTACAATGTCACAAACTTTTTTAACCACAGAGGAACTTGCTTCTAAAATTAAATATGATGCACGCACAATAAGGAACCGTTTAAAGGACAGTGTTCTGTTTGAAGGAGTTCATTACATACGTCCATTTGGCGGTCGAAAAATTTTGTTCATTTGGGAAAAAATTGAAAAAGACATTACGAAGTATTCAACGGATCAATCAATTGGAATCCCAATGGCAAATGGAGGTTTGTGTAATGTCTAAAATAAGAGCAAGAAAAGAAACTAAAAATTTATATTTTGATATTAACTATCTCGGAAAACGTTGTCGTGAGCAGACAACCCTCAAAGATACTCCTTTAAATCGTAAACGTTTGCAAAAAATATTAGAAAAAATTGATGCCGAAATCACCTTAGGCACTTTTGTTTACGGTAAATATTTCCCGAACAGCCCGATTGCAAAAAAAATTGAGAACAGTTTTTCTTTTAACTCAGGAGCCAATGTTCCTTTGTTTGATAAGTTTGCTATGAAGTGGATGGAAGAAATGAATATCGAGTGGCGGGATACACATTATAAAACCAACCAAGGTATTCTTGATAAATATTTAATTCCTACATTTGGCAATAAAGAAATCAGTAGCATTACTAAAGCTGAAATTATGGAATTTAGATCTTCATTATTAAATATTAAAGGAAGGAAGGGGAAAACAATTTCACCTTCCAGAATTAATCATATTATGAATCCTCTTCGTATGATTCTCAATGAAGCAGCAAATCGGTTTAATTTTTCATCTCCCTATCATGGGATCAAATCTCTTAAAGTACCCAAAAGTGATGTGGAACCTTTTACCATGGAAGAAGTAAAAATCATTATCGATAATGTAAGAACTGATTTTCGTAACTATTATACTGTCCGGTTTTTTACTGGAATGCGAACAAGTGAAATTGATG encodes:
- a CDS encoding helix-turn-helix transcriptional regulator, translating into MIKCHLSRLLGEKRIRPAEIHRDTGINKGTLSRMYNEKIVRVDLDVLDKICEYLQCSVGEILEYQANDPDNHSG
- a CDS encoding site-specific integrase, producing the protein MSKIRARKETKNLYFDINYLGKRCREQTTLKDTPLNRKRLQKILEKIDAEITLGTFVYGKYFPNSPIAKKIENSFSFNSGANVPLFDKFAMKWMEEMNIEWRDTHYKTNQGILDKYLIPTFGNKEISSITKAEIMEFRSSLLNIKGRKGKTISPSRINHIMNPLRMILNEAANRFNFSSPYHGIKSLKVPKSDVEPFTMEEVKIIIDNVRTDFRNYYTVRFFTGMRTSEIDGLQWKFVDLERKQILVREALVEGQMVYTKNDGSFRSIDMSELVFNALTEQKNATGNFDYVFCGRTGNPLKHYNVTKRVWYPLLDLLNLRKRIPYQTRHTAATLWLASGESPEWISRQMGHSTTVMLFRVYSRFVPNLTRKDGSAFERLIKQNF